The DNA region CTCAACTACGGTTATGCCATTTTAAGAGCTATTGTCGCCCGTGGTTTAGTTTGCTCGGGCTTACTCCCTACCCTTGGCATCCACCATCGAAATAAATATAATGCCTATTGCCTCGCGGATGATATTATGGAGCCTTATCGCCCCTATGTTGATGAAATTGTACTGGGAATTATAGATAGAGGAGAAAACTTTCTAGAACTTGGAACATCGATTAAAACGCAACTTTTAGGTATTGCAACGGTGGATGTACAGTTTGAAAAGAGTACAAGCCCGCTCATGGTTGGCTTGCAAAGCACCACTTCTTCTCTTGCAAAATGTTATGAGGGAACAATTCGCCGAATTACCTATCCTATAATGACGAATTTTGATAACAAGCGAGGTTCCACTTATAAAGACAAAGAAGTTTTAAAGTCGATCCTCATAAATGAAATTACGGAATCTGGATTTACAAAACCTGAGGATGAATTACCCTTTTAGTTGATGCGCTTAAATGAATATCGAATTTTGTGGATACTAGTTTTCTTCGATTTACCTACCGAAACCAAAAAGGAACGAAGTGTTGCTGCTAAATTTCGTAAAGAGGTTTTAAGGGATGGGTTTGCGATGTTCCAATTTTCAATTTATTTAAGGCATTGCAGCAGCAGAGAAAATGCTGACGTGCACATAAAAAGAGTAAAAAAACTATTACCCGAAAAAGGTCATGTGGGGATCATGACTGTTACTGACAAGCAATTCGGGAT from Pedobacter endophyticus includes:
- the cas2 gene encoding CRISPR-associated endonuclease Cas2, giving the protein MRLNEYRILWILVFFDLPTETKKERSVAAKFRKEVLRDGFAMFQFSIYLRHCSSRENADVHIKRVKKLLPEKGHVGIMTVTDKQFGMMELFYGKKEKELPDTPQQLELF